The Mesorhizobium sp. AR02 genomic interval TTCTCCAACAAGAAATCCCGCCGGCGCCGCAGTTCCTCGCCTCGATGGTCGCCGGCACGGTGATCGATCCGTTCAGGCGGGCAGGGCTTAGGGAGGCGCAGTGGGATTTCGGACAAGATCCGGGTCATGATACGACTGCATCATAGAGTTTTCGCCTAGGCCGATCCGTATGCATGTCATGTTCAGGGTGCGAAAATCGCAGCATCTGATACGCATCGTTGCGTCTGTCCTGGTGATGCTGGCGGCGGCGTTGCCTCTACCTCAGGCACAAGCCCAGACGTCTGACCAGCCCAGTCAGCAGGCGGCTGCCAATGAACAGGCGCTGAAAGCCCGTATCGACGCGGCCTATAAGCTGATGATGGACGCAGGGCACTTCGATGAAGGCTATGCGCAATTGCGCGCAGTGCTGCTCGATGCCGCCAGAAGCGACCTCTACGAATTCACCGTGGAGAGTTACTCGAACGCCGGCGCGACTTTTCTCAACAACCAGATTCTCGACGACGCCGAGGAGATTTTTGCCGAAGGTCTGAAAACCCGGGCGATGCAGCAGGATGTCGAGAAGCGGGCCGACTTTTATCTCAACTACGCAATGCTGAAACAGGCCGAGAAGGACTATAAGGGCTTCGTTTCCATGTGCGCGACAGCTACCAATCTATACGCCCATTACCATGGCAAAGAATCCCAGGAACTCCTGTATGCCAACGATGTGTTGGCGACCGGGGTCGCCGCATTCGGTCAGATCGCTTCAGCCATCAATATCGAACAGCGCAATCTGAAGCTGGCCGAGCAGGTAGCCGGTACCGATGATCGTTTCATCTGGAAGCTGCAGAACAATCTGGCCGACATGCTGCGCCAGATGGGGGCTCCGACACGTGCCTTGCAATACGATCTGGCCGTGCTGGAGAAGCGGATCGGCTACTACGGCCCCAATCACTTCAACGTTTTGGTCAGCGCCAACAACACGGCGCAGGACTATCTGAACCTTGGCAAATACGACGAGGCCTTGCGCCACTTCCAGCAGGACCGGGACATTGCCGTCGTTCTCAAGCAGGAAGGCAATCTGGTCGAACAGGCCGACGCATGGCTGCTCTACACCAGGGTGCTCTCTGGTGCGCAGCCGCTCGACCAGCCGACGCTGGCACGGCTGCAACAACTGACCACCGACCCGAACTATCCCGAAATACTGGCAATCAACATCGCCAACCTGCTCGCCGCGCATTTCATCGCAGTGGGTGACACGGACAACAGTATGAGCCAACTTGAGCGAGCCCACGGCATCGCCGAAGCGACATACGGGGTGGTGCATCCGCTGACCTTTGCCGCGCGGCAGGCTATGGCCAATCTCAAGGCGAAGACGAATCCGGAGGCGGCGGCTGCCGATTTCGCGGCTCTCGACGAGGACATGCTGCGTTGGAATTGGTTTCAGGTGAGCACAGCCGGCAACCCAATCGTGGCCGAGGCCAGCCGCGCCCTGGCCGACGACATGCTGTACGACTATGCGCGCCTCGCAAAAAACAACGCATCGGTGGTGCCGGCGTTTGCAGAAGCCGTGCGCCGCTGGCCGACGCTTGAAAACGAGAAACGCGATCTGTTGCGCAGGCTGTCCCGTTTGATCGATCCGAACGATTTGGAGACACGGCATTTGATCGAGACCGGGATCCAGCTGTCCCTGGCCTATCAGGAGGCGGCTTCCAGCGGTGACAGTTCCGATGATCCGGGAGCGGTGCAGCCCGAACAGGTTGAGGCGGCGTACCAGAAGGCCATCGCCAAAGTCATGGCCAAGTACAGTTTCAGCCAGAGCCTGGTGGACAAACCCCTTCCGTCGGCCGACACCCTGCTGAAGCCAAACGAGGCGCTGATCGACTACTTCATCACCGCAAGTGGCGGGCGGATCGCGAGAGTGACGATCCGCTGGCAGATGAGCGCCTCTATGCGATCGTCACACGCAAGGACCAGCAGCCGCGCCTCTACGATCTCGGTGATCCGCGCCGGCTCATCCCGGCCGCCCGCGAAACACGCACGGCAAACCTGAGGTGGACGCGTTCCGCGCAGGAACGCGGTGCCGTGACATTGATCGATCTGAACGCCACATTCATCGGGCTTTATGCCGGCCTGATCGCACCGTTGGAAGCGTCGCTTGGTGGCGCCGATACGCTTTTCGTGGTGCCGGACGAAAAGCTGTTTTCCGTGCCGTTCCCCCTGCTGCAGGACGGCAAGGGCGCGTCGCTCGACGACCGCTTCGTCGTGCGCATGCTGACGAGGCCGGAATCGCTGTTGAATGCTGGCGTCGATCAGAGTTTTCCCAAGACCGGTAAAGCCCTGCTGGCCGGCGGCCTGGACTATGCGCGAGGGTCCGAAAAGGGGGCGGAGCCATTACCGGGCACCCGCAAGGAGGTCGACGCGATCGCCTCGATACTGCGCGGCGATGACTATTCGGTCGAAATGCTTACCGGAACGGCGGCGAGCGAGCGGACGCTGCGCCAGGATATGGAGCAGGCGACGGTTGCGCATCTGGCCACTCATGGCGCCTACCGTGATGAGAAAGAGGGTGGTGTGGGCGCCATGAATGCGCTTTGGCAGAGCCAGGTCGTGCTGTCGCAGTCGGGAGACCGGCAGTCGATGAAACGTGACGATGATGACGGCCGGCTCTATGGCATGGAGTTGATGAGCTGGGATCTGTCGGGCCTCGACCTGCTTGTCTTGTCCGCCTGTGAGACAGCCCGTGGCCAGGAGACATTCGTCGGCGGCTTGCGCGGGCTGCCGACGGCAATCGACATTGCCGGCGCCAAACGCTCGCTGCTGACGCTATGGCCAGTGGACGACGCCGGAACCGCTGCGTTCATGGTCGGGTTCTGCCGCCATCTCGCCGCCGGACAGACTTATCCGGAAGCGCTGCGCCAGACCCGCCGCGATGCCCGCGACGGCAAGATATCAGGCGCCCAAGACCCGCGGGTCTGGGCCGCCTTTGTCATGTTCGAGAACTGAGGCTGCCCGAAGCGCATACTCGCTCATGATCCGTGCGTTCAAGCCGATCGTGCCAACGCAAATGGTCTGGCCGGATCGCTTCGGCGGATGAGGCTCGACAGAAACGATCCCTTTGCCTGCAGGAAAGCATGCAGGCGCTGCGGATAGTCTGCCGCTACCGCGTGCCTGATCGACGGACGATCACTCAACGCTTGCCGCCAGGCCTGGACGCGCAGCTTGGTGTCCAGGATGCCGAAATCGCCGATCTGGTCGAATGCGTCGAGATATCGGAAAACAGGCCCGTAGACCGCATCGACGAGCGAGAAGCTCTCGCCGGCGAACCATGGGCCGGTGCCATCAGCCAGTTCGGCCTCAAGGCGATCAAACATGGCCGCCAGCGCGCCGGACTCGGCAAGAAATCCAGCCTCGTTCGGCGCTGAATAGAACCGGCCGATGGCGTTGAGGGTGGCCGAGCCGAATTCGATCCAGGCACGATGCCGGGCGCGGGTACAGGGATCAATCGGGTGAAGGGGATTGGCCTGTGTCTCTTCGAGGAATTCGAGGATGACAGCGGATTCGAAGATCACTGTTTCCTCACCATCTCGCTGCACGCGTAACAGCGGTACCTTGCCGAGCGGCGAAATGGCCTTGAACCAGTCCGGCTTGTCGGCGAGGTCGATGTCGACGCGTTCGAACGGCACGCCCTTTTCGGTCAGTGAGATCGCGGCGCGCTGGACATAGGGGCAGAGAGGGTGGCTGACGAGGATGAGCTTGTCGGTCATCTCATTCTCCCCAGACATAGTTCAATGCGCCGTCATCGACGCGCGTCGACAGGAACATCAGGCGGGAGTTCTTGGGCGCGGGACCGTCGAGGCGATCGCCTGATGCCATGTCGAAGGCGGCACCGTGCCATTGACAGACCAGCCTGCCGTCCCTGCAGTCGAGCGGTCCGCCGAAATGCAGGCAGACATTGGCGGGCGGCGCGGATGCGCTCGCCGCTGCGCCAGACATGGACCTCACGGCCGAAGAAAGGGGCGATCAGGCTGCCCGTTTGCGGGATGTCGGCAACCTTGCAGATTTCGTGTTTCATGGATTTGCCTTTCGATATCGATGCAATTGCATCTATGTAGATGCATACGCATTGATCGTCAAGCTTGATGCATCTGCATCTATCGCCTAGGGTAGGCCATGACCGAGAGAGCCACGCCTTCGCCGGAAGCCATCAAGACCTGGGCTCGCCTGATGCGGGTTTCGCGCCAGCTGGTGGAGAGTGCCGAAGACGCGCTAAAGCAGGGCGGCCTGCCGCCGCTTGCCTGGTACGACGTGCTGCACGAGCTTGCCGAGGCGGGCGAGGGCGGCTTGCGGCCGTTTCAATTGATCGAGCGCACTCTGTTTGCGCAGTACAACATTTCGCGGCTGCTGGCCCGGCTCGAGGCTGAAGGGCTGGTGGAGAAGCTGCCGGTGGCAGACGACGGTCGCGGCCAGACCATCCGCATCACGGCCATAGGGCGTGAGACGCGCCGCCGGATGTGGGCCGTCTACGGACGGTCGATCGCCGAACTGGTCGGCGCCAGGCTCTCGCCGGACGAGCTGAACACGGTGTCGGCGCTGCTTGGCCGGCTGCGCCATCCGCCAGCCGGAGATTGAACTTGGCCTGGCAAGATCGGAGCGATGTCAGGCCAGATGGCTGCCCCAGAAAAAGGCCACCGTCGCCAGCACGCCGAAGGCCACGCGAACCAGGTGCAGATTGCCCCATTTGACGATCAGCAGCCTAGCTTGCGGATTGTCAGCGCCGGCATCCATTGCTTCCAGCACCCTGTTGGTCGGCATCATCACGATTATCGTCCACGGCCAGGGCAAGATGATCAGCACCGCCCCGACAAGAAAAGCAAGACCGCCGCTCAACCACCAGGCAATCAGGCCAAGAACGCAGGCGACGATGGCAATCGATGCCTGCATGGCGGCGCCACGCTTGTAGGAAGGTTGCCATTCCCGCAGCAGCGCCCTGTCATCAAGGCCAAGCCGTGCCGGCTGCTCGGCGACGCTGACATAGATCGCGGCGCCGGCGAACACGGCGGCTATGGTCAAGGCAAGCAATCCGATGAGCATCTTTCTTCCCCCTGCAAGGTGGCTGACATCGAAGCCGTCCAGAGAGAAATAGGGCTTGCAAGGTTCGGCGCAATACGCCATAGAGGTGCCGAACCGTAACGTACGGTACGGCTTGCCGAAAATAACTGGCTTGCCTGTCCGTGAGGGAAGAGCGTGTTGCACATCGTGCCCGATATCGACACCAGCGAGACGCTGACGGAGCGGCAGAAGGCCGTTCTGGACGCGGCGTTGCGGCTGTTGGTCGAGGAGGGCGATCAGCTGACCATGACCGCCGTGGCCAGGCGGGCCAGCTGTTCCAAGGAAACGCTCTACAAATGGTTTGGCGACCGCGACGGGCTGTTGACGGCAACCGTGCAGTGGCAGGCCTCCAAGGTTCGGGTGGCGCCCGTCGACGGCAAGGGCCTCGACCTTGCCTCGCTGACGGCAAGCCTCGAGCGTTTTGCTTCCGACTGGCTGAAGGTCATCTCCAGCGACACCTCGATCGCGCTCAACCGGGTGGCGGTCGGCCATGCCAGCTCGGGCAAGGATAATCTTGGCGCCGTCGTGCTGGAGAATGGCCGCTTCGCGCTGGCCAAGCGCTTGAAGCCGGTGCTCGAGGCCGGGCGCCAGGCCGGGCTCCTGGAATTTACGGATGCCGAGACGGCGTTCCGTAGCTTTTTCGGGCTGGTCGCCCGCGACGTGCAGATACGTCTGCTGTTGGGCGACCGGCTGGAATTGACTGAGGCGACGATCGGCGGCGATGCCGTCCGGGCGACGCAACAGTTTCTCGCTCTTTTCGGAGCAAAAACCGGGCCGCAAGGCCTCTGATCTCAAGAAACGGGAAGGAAGTAAAAATGCGCGTCTATTACGATCGTGATGCCGATCTCAACCTGATCAAGGGCAAGAAGGTCGCCATCATCGGCTATGGCAGCCAGGGCCGGGCGCATGCGCTCAACCTCAAGGATTCCGGCGCCAAGGAGATCGCCATCGGCCTCAAGGCCGGCTCGGCGACCGCCAAGAAGGTCGAGGCCGACGGGCTCAAAGTGATGAGCGTCGCGGACGCTGCCAAATGGGCCGACCTGATGATGATGGCGACGCCCGATGAGCTGCAGGCCGACATCTACAAGAACGAGATCGCGCCGAACATCCGCGACGGTGCTGCGATCGCCTTCGCGCACGGCCTCAACGTGCATTTCGGCCTGATCGAGCCGAAGTCGACCGTCGACGTCGTCATGATCGCGCCGAAGGGCCCTGGCCACACCGTGCGCGGCGAATATCAGAAGGGCGGCGGCGTGCCGTGCCTGGTCGCCGTCAACCAGGACGCTTCGGGCAACGCGCTTGATCTCGCGCTGTCCTACGCCTGCGGCGTCGGCGGCGGCCGTTCGGGCATCATCGAGACTAATTTCCGCGAGGAATGCGAAACCGATCTGTTCGGCGAGCAGGTCGTGCTGTGCGGCGGCCTGGTGGAACTGATCCGCGCCGGCTTCGAGACGCTGGTGGAAGCCGGCTACGCTCCGGAAATGGCCTATTTCGAGTGTCTGCATGAGGTCAAGCTGATCGTCGACCTGATCTATGAAGGCGGCATCGCCAACATGAACTACTCGATCTCGAACACCGCCGAATGGGGCGAATATGTCTCGGGCCCGCGCATCATCACCGCCGAGACCAAGGCCGAGATGAAGCGCGTGCTGAAGGACATCCAGACGGGAAAATTCACCTCGGAATGGATGCAGGAATACCGCGCCGGCCTGTCGCGCTTCAAGGGCATCCGCCGCATGAACGACAGCCACCAGATCGAAGAGGTTGGTGCTAAACTCCGCGCGATGATGCCGTGGATTTCCAAGAACAAGCTGGTCGACAAGGCCAAGAACTGAGCGAAGTTCGCGGACCTTTCCCTACATGCAAAAGGGCGGCGAGTGCCGCCCTTTTCATTTCTGGTCGCCGCGCCGTGCTTCAGGCGCTCGATCCGCCCGGCTCGCCATCGTCATCCAGCAAATCCATCAGTTTCTGCATTTCCACGGTCAGTTGCTGGTGCATTTCGAACAGCTGCTGGTGCCACTGCCGCGCCTGCTCGACGGTCGGCATCTCCTTCACCTTGACGATCTGGTTGACGACGAACTGCCGCCCGTTCCACTGCTTTTCGACTGTCACGAATGGGTTGCTGTATTTCTTTTCGACGGCTTGTTTGCCTGTCGACGTAATCAGGGTGATGTTGTTGCCGACGCTGACCAGCCTGGAATCATAGTCGAGCGCCTTGGCCACGCCGTCATCGATCTGCTTCAGCAACACGTCGGCGACCTGGACGATTTCAGCCCATTTCTCGGGCGTCGGATCGGCTTCATATTCGTCCATCAGGGGAAACAAACGACCGCCCTTGAGGTCGAGCGTCTTGTTGACCTCCGCAACAACATCGCCCAGTTGTTTTTTCAGATCCTTGCGGCCTGCCAGCCAATCCTCGGTCACGCATTGGTCCTTGTAAGGCCTCGTGCCGCTGGCACAGCCGCCGAATATCCAGACCGGATGCAGGGCAAGCACCGCCGCCACGCTGGCGGCCGCGACAAAGGGGATCCACTTCAGCGGCAGCCGCAGCAGATTGAACCATGCAGGGGTTCCGCCACCTTGCGTGTCCACATCCGAGAACGTCACCTTCTCGCCGCGAACCAGGGGGATCCAGTTGGCCTTGACGAATTCGTTGGTGAAGTACTCGCTGTGCGTGATGTCGTGGAAGCGGTCGCGGACATTGAACGTTCCGAAACCGTAGGTGCCGGTGGCGCCGTAACCCCAGGTGCCGGACTGCGCCAGCACCGGCCAGATGTCGCGCGTTCCGCATTCATTGATGATGGCGTTGCGCTTCTCCGGGCCGCGTATCTGGTCTTCGACAGCGCGCCAATCTCCCGGAACCACCGAGCCACACAGGATGATCCTATCGAAGCGGAAGTAGGGGTTCTGCAGGATCACCCGGGTCAGCGCATAGGTGCCATAGCTGTGCGCAAAGACGATCAGCGGCCCGTCGCCATAGTGCTTGCTGACCCCCTCGATCTGCTGGCGCAGCTTCTCGATCGGGCCTGCCCGGCAGATGCCAAACGGACACCAGAACCGCAGCAGGTCGAAATAGCCGTATTTGATCGGAATGACGGTGGCGGACGTTTCGCTCTCGATGACCGAGGCGATCCGGTTCTGCCACCATGCGGCGGTCCTGATGCCATGAATGAGGATCACGACGGGCGGTTCTGGCATTTCAGCTTACCCCCTCAAGCCGCAAAGTCTTGCGGGGGGCATAATAGTAGGGGCGGCAACAAAAGTTAAGTGATCCAGCCGTTGCGCTAACTCCTGTATCGTTGAGGACTTTTCAGTGGCAACACCAAAAGAAACGGCGCCGCATCGCGGCGCCGTTTATCATGTTCTTTCCGGTCGGCTCAGCTATAGGGCGACCAGCATTGCTGGCGTGGACCGTTATAGGGCTGGAACGTGTTGTCCCAGGCGCGATACGACCTGTACCTGTTATAGCACCACTGCACATGGGCGTTGGAAAGCCGCCCGGCGCGATAGTAGCGGCGCGGCGGCGGCGCATAGTAATCGTAATTGTTGTAGTTGTTGTACATGCTGCCAAGGCCGAGCCCCAGGCCAAGGCCAAGGATCGCGGCACCCGCACCGTCATCGTAGTAGCCGCCGTGATAGTGGCGGCGGCCATGGCGCCAGCGCCAGTCGTCTCCGCCGTTCCAGTTGCCACGGTCCCAATTGCCGCGGTTCCAGTTGCGACGCCCGTCATGGCGGCGCCATCTCCAGTCGTTGTTCCAGTTGTTGTTGAACTCCCGGTTGTTGCCGCCCGCCCAGCCCTCGCGAACCGGCGTGACCGTAGGTGCTGCGGTGCTAGTGGGAATCGACAGGTCCGGCTGCAGGATCGGTCCGGCGGCGGACGGTGCCGTGATGCCGGAGACAATGCCGAGCGCTATCAGCCCGGATTTGATGGTGGAAGAAAAGAGCGAATTCATTGCACTCTCCAAGAGATACAGGCCCCACGCCTACCCTGAGAATAGGGCCACTGTGGATCTTTGCGTCTGAACGGCGGATGAACGGAAAGGTTCCATCAACCATGACGCGAATGCCTCCAGGCCCAAGCGATCTTGGCTTGTGGCCCTGCGATCTTGTTTTCTCCAGCGCTTGCGGGCAAAGGTCAGGGCATGTCGCTGCGCCTTGCAACCTTCAATGTCGAGAACCTGATGAACAGGTTCGATTTTTCCGGCTATCGCAACCAGCTCAACGAGGATCGGACGCTGGCGCTGTTCGATATCCAGAGCGAGGCCGAGTACAAGATGCTGGAGCAGGCCCGCGCCATCGCCCAGTCCGACGACACGCGCCAGCTGACGGCGCTGGCGATCGCCGCTACCCGTGCCGACATCATCTGCATGCAGGAGGTCGACAACATCGAGGCGTTGAAGGCCTTCGAATATGGCTATCTGTTCAAGATGGTGGGGCAGGGCTACCGCCAGAAATACACCACGTCAGGCAATGATTCGCGCGGCATCGATGTCGCGGTGATGATGCGCAACGAGACCGCGCAGGGACAGCCGATCGAATTCGTGCGCATGACCAGCCACGCCTATGTCACCTACGAGCAGTTCGGGCTGCACACGCCGGAACTGGCGGCCCTCGGCAACCAGGCCAATGAACGCGTCTTCCGGCGCGATTGCCTGGAGGTCGACATCACCGTCGGCGGCGTGCCGCTGACGCTCTATCTCGTGCACTTCAAGTCCATGGGCTCGCCGCGCAACGGGCTCGACGGACGCGAGGCGACGATGCCGGTGCGCATTGCCGAGGCGCTGGCCGTTCGCCGCATCATCGAGGAGCGCTTCGGTGGGGATCATGCCGCCGACAAGCGCTGGGCGATCTGCGGTGACATGAACGATTACCGCCAGCGCGTTAAGATCGCCGGCGATGATGTGGACGCCTACCGTTTCGAGGTGGTCGATGAGAGCCAGTCCTGCATCGACGTGCTGACGGCTGGCGGCTTCTGCGAGAATGTCGTCGAGCGGCGGCCGGAAATGAACCGCTGGACCTTCTATCACACACGCGGGCCCGAAGAGCGGCATCTCTGCCAACTCGACTATATTCTGCTCTCCAAGGGACTGGCGGCGAAGAATGCTACTGCCATTCCCGACATCATCCGCAAAGGCCAGCCCTGGCGCACGATCTTTCCGGCGGGCCAGGAGGTCGAGCGTTTTCCGCGCGCCGGCTGGGACCGGCCGAAGGCGTCGGACCATTGCCCGGTGGTGATCACACTCAACATGGTTTGATAGGCATGAGTTTCGACCTGCCGCGCAATGTCATCCTGCCGGTCGATGCCATCGACGTCCGGCTCGACCCCGGCCCGCATCCGTTCGCCCGTGACAACGAGCAGGCGATCGCCGAGAACTGGCAGCGTGAGCTCGCGGCCAATCCGGCGCTGTTCGACGGCACTGTGGTGCTGCTTTCGCAACTTGCCTGGCGCGATAATCGCCTGACCGGCCGCTGCCATGCGGTCAACTACTCCACCTTCATGCTCTGGCGGAAGCGGCGCGAGAATTCCGGCGCCGAGCATGCCTATGCCCACGCGATGCTGGTGGCCGGCGACAATGCGCTGGTGGCGATCCGCATGGGACCGCGAACGGTCAATGCCGGCCGCGTCTATTTCGCCGCCGGTTCGTTCGAGCCGGTC includes:
- a CDS encoding tetratricopeptide repeat protein, with the translated sequence MHVMFRVRKSQHLIRIVASVLVMLAAALPLPQAQAQTSDQPSQQAAANEQALKARIDAAYKLMMDAGHFDEGYAQLRAVLLDAARSDLYEFTVESYSNAGATFLNNQILDDAEEIFAEGLKTRAMQQDVEKRADFYLNYAMLKQAEKDYKGFVSMCATATNLYAHYHGKESQELLYANDVLATGVAAFGQIASAINIEQRNLKLAEQVAGTDDRFIWKLQNNLADMLRQMGAPTRALQYDLAVLEKRIGYYGPNHFNVLVSANNTAQDYLNLGKYDEALRHFQQDRDIAVVLKQEGNLVEQADAWLLYTRVLSGAQPLDQPTLARLQQLTTDPNYPEILAINIANLLAAHFIAVGDTDNSMSQLERAHGIAEATYGVVHPLTFAARQAMANLKAKTNPEAAAADFAALDEDMLRWNWFQVSTAGNPIVAEASRALADDMLYDYARLAKNNASVVPAFAEAVRRWPTLENEKRDLLRRLSRLIDPNDLETRHLIETGIQLSLAYQEAASSGDSSDDPGAVQPEQVEAAYQKAIAKVMAKYSFSQSLVDKPLPSADTLLKPNEALIDYFITASGGRIARVTIRWQMSASMRSSHARTSSRASTISVIRAGSSRPPAKHARQT
- a CDS encoding DUF1772 domain-containing protein — protein: MLIGLLALTIAAVFAGAAIYVSVAEQPARLGLDDRALLREWQPSYKRGAAMQASIAIVACVLGLIAWWLSGGLAFLVGAVLIILPWPWTIIVMMPTNRVLEAMDAGADNPQARLLIVKWGNLHLVRVAFGVLATVAFFWGSHLA
- the ilvC gene encoding ketol-acid reductoisomerase; translation: MRVYYDRDADLNLIKGKKVAIIGYGSQGRAHALNLKDSGAKEIAIGLKAGSATAKKVEADGLKVMSVADAAKWADLMMMATPDELQADIYKNEIAPNIRDGAAIAFAHGLNVHFGLIEPKSTVDVVMIAPKGPGHTVRGEYQKGGGVPCLVAVNQDASGNALDLALSYACGVGGGRSGIIETNFREECETDLFGEQVVLCGGLVELIRAGFETLVEAGYAPEMAYFECLHEVKLIVDLIYEGGIANMNYSISNTAEWGEYVSGPRIITAETKAEMKRVLKDIQTGKFTSEWMQEYRAGLSRFKGIRRMNDSHQIEEVGAKLRAMMPWISKNKLVDKAKN
- a CDS encoding TetR/AcrR family transcriptional regulator, with product MLHIVPDIDTSETLTERQKAVLDAALRLLVEEGDQLTMTAVARRASCSKETLYKWFGDRDGLLTATVQWQASKVRVAPVDGKGLDLASLTASLERFASDWLKVISSDTSIALNRVAVGHASSGKDNLGAVVLENGRFALAKRLKPVLEAGRQAGLLEFTDAETAFRSFFGLVARDVQIRLLLGDRLELTEATIGGDAVRATQQFLALFGAKTGPQGL
- a CDS encoding MarR family winged helix-turn-helix transcriptional regulator yields the protein MTERATPSPEAIKTWARLMRVSRQLVESAEDALKQGGLPPLAWYDVLHELAEAGEGGLRPFQLIERTLFAQYNISRLLARLEAEGLVEKLPVADDGRGQTIRITAIGRETRRRMWAVYGRSIAELVGARLSPDELNTVSALLGRLRHPPAGD
- a CDS encoding endonuclease/exonuclease/phosphatase family protein, with protein sequence MSLRLATFNVENLMNRFDFSGYRNQLNEDRTLALFDIQSEAEYKMLEQARAIAQSDDTRQLTALAIAATRADIICMQEVDNIEALKAFEYGYLFKMVGQGYRQKYTTSGNDSRGIDVAVMMRNETAQGQPIEFVRMTSHAYVTYEQFGLHTPELAALGNQANERVFRRDCLEVDITVGGVPLTLYLVHFKSMGSPRNGLDGREATMPVRIAEALAVRRIIEERFGGDHAADKRWAICGDMNDYRQRVKIAGDDVDAYRFEVVDESQSCIDVLTAGGFCENVVERRPEMNRWTFYHTRGPEERHLCQLDYILLSKGLAAKNATAIPDIIRKGQPWRTIFPAGQEVERFPRAGWDRPKASDHCPVVITLNMV
- a CDS encoding Rieske (2Fe-2S) protein is translated as MSGAAASASAPPANVCLHFGGPLDCRDGRLVCQWHGAAFDMASGDRLDGPAPKNSRLMFLSTRVDDGALNYVWGE
- a CDS encoding glutathione S-transferase family protein, whose protein sequence is MTDKLILVSHPLCPYVQRAAISLTEKGVPFERVDIDLADKPDWFKAISPLGKVPLLRVQRDGEETVIFESAVILEFLEETQANPLHPIDPCTRARHRAWIEFGSATLNAIGRFYSAPNEAGFLAESGALAAMFDRLEAELADGTGPWFAGESFSLVDAVYGPVFRYLDAFDQIGDFGILDTKLRVQAWRQALSDRPSIRHAVAADYPQRLHAFLQAKGSFLSSLIRRSDPARPFALARSA
- a CDS encoding CHAT domain-containing protein codes for the protein MTLIDLNATFIGLYAGLIAPLEASLGGADTLFVVPDEKLFSVPFPLLQDGKGASLDDRFVVRMLTRPESLLNAGVDQSFPKTGKALLAGGLDYARGSEKGAEPLPGTRKEVDAIASILRGDDYSVEMLTGTAASERTLRQDMEQATVAHLATHGAYRDEKEGGVGAMNALWQSQVVLSQSGDRQSMKRDDDDGRLYGMELMSWDLSGLDLLVLSACETARGQETFVGGLRGLPTAIDIAGAKRSLLTLWPVDDAGTAAFMVGFCRHLAAGQTYPEALRQTRRDARDGKISGAQDPRVWAAFVMFEN
- a CDS encoding alpha/beta fold hydrolase: MPEPPVVILIHGIRTAAWWQNRIASVIESETSATVIPIKYGYFDLLRFWCPFGICRAGPIEKLRQQIEGVSKHYGDGPLIVFAHSYGTYALTRVILQNPYFRFDRIILCGSVVPGDWRAVEDQIRGPEKRNAIINECGTRDIWPVLAQSGTWGYGATGTYGFGTFNVRDRFHDITHSEYFTNEFVKANWIPLVRGEKVTFSDVDTQGGGTPAWFNLLRLPLKWIPFVAAASVAAVLALHPVWIFGGCASGTRPYKDQCVTEDWLAGRKDLKKQLGDVVAEVNKTLDLKGGRLFPLMDEYEADPTPEKWAEIVQVADVLLKQIDDGVAKALDYDSRLVSVGNNITLITSTGKQAVEKKYSNPFVTVEKQWNGRQFVVNQIVKVKEMPTVEQARQWHQQLFEMHQQLTVEMQKLMDLLDDDGEPGGSSA
- a CDS encoding BA14K family protein, with translation MNSLFSSTIKSGLIALGIVSGITAPSAAGPILQPDLSIPTSTAAPTVTPVREGWAGGNNREFNNNWNNDWRWRRHDGRRNWNRGNWDRGNWNGGDDWRWRHGRRHYHGGYYDDGAGAAILGLGLGLGLGSMYNNYNNYDYYAPPPRRYYRAGRLSNAHVQWCYNRYRSYRAWDNTFQPYNGPRQQCWSPYS